The genomic segment CCTTGCGATTAAAGGTGTCGCCCATTTTTACCAAAAGAAGGGCAAGCACATCATTACCTCCAAGATCGAGCACAAGGCGGTACTGGATACCTGCCGTCAGCTTGAGCGCGAGGGTTTCGAGGTCACCTACCTCGATCCCGACACTAGCGGCCTGATTACCGCGGAGGCCGTTGCCAATAGCCTGCGTGACGATACGGTGTTGGTCACGGTGATGCATGCCAATAATGAGATTGGCACGGTCAATGATATCGCGGCGATTGGTGAAGTGACGCGGCAAGCGGGCGTGCTTTTTCACGTGGATGCCGCTCAGAGTGTGGGTAAAATCCCTATGGACATGGCGCAGATGAAAGTGGATTTGCTGTCGATTTCCGCGCACAAAATGTATGGCCCCAAAGGTATCGGGGTGCTGTTCGTGCGGCGCAAGCCACGGGTGCGGCTGGAAGCTCAGATGCACGGTGGTGGACACGAGCGCGGTATGCGCTCCGGTACGCTGGCCACCCACCAGATTGTTGGCATGGGTGAGGCGGCTCAAGTTGCGAGAGATGGCATGGAGTTGGAAGCAGTGCGTCTCAGTGGGCTGCGGCAAAGGTTCTGGGAAGGCATCAGTGATATCGAGGAAGTGCATCTCAACGGCGATGAAAACCATCGGCTTCCTGGCGCACTGAATGTAAGCATTGCGTTTGTAGAGGGCGAGTCACTGATTATGGCGC from the Candidatus Marimicrobium litorale genome contains:
- a CDS encoding IscS subfamily cysteine desulfurase produces the protein MDKPIYFDYLATTPVDPRVAEKMIHCLSIEGNFGNPASRSHQYGWKAEEAVENARRQVADLINADPREIVWTSGATESDNLAIKGVAHFYQKKGKHIITSKIEHKAVLDTCRQLEREGFEVTYLDPDTSGLITAEAVANSLRDDTVLVTVMHANNEIGTVNDIAAIGEVTRQAGVLFHVDAAQSVGKIPMDMAQMKVDLLSISAHKMYGPKGIGVLFVRRKPRVRLEAQMHGGGHERGMRSGTLATHQIVGMGEAAQVARDGMELEAVRLSGLRQRFWEGISDIEEVHLNGDENHRLPGALNVSIAFVEGESLIMALKDLAVSSGSACTSASLEPSYVLRALGLNDELAHSSLRFSFGRFTTEEDVDAAVAQLRTAVEKLRELSPLWDMYKDGVDLDSIEWAAH